DNA from Phragmites australis chromosome 16, lpPhrAust1.1, whole genome shotgun sequence:
ctggtCTTGTCAATGTATATATGCACCTGAAACATGACCAAAACAAATAATTAAGAAAACATTTACAGGTCGATCTTCCTGCATGCACATAAGTACGCACGTTTAGCACCTTGGTTGCCGAAATACTGGGAATTCCAAATTTCCAGTGATGGCATGGCCCAGTAGTGCTTTGTCACTGTCTCGTTCATACTGTTAGACATTAAATCGCTCGAGGCCTGTCCAGCTCCTGCTGCCCATCCGGCTCCCGTGCATGCGCCCGTCCGGCTCTCCTGCATGGCCCGTATGGCTCCCATGCTGATCGTCCAGCTTCTGACTCTTCGACTTCTTGCCGTTTGTAAAGCATACACTGCCATTGTTCTGCATATGCCTTATCTGTGTATGAAAATTCACTCAAGTAATACAAGAATACACAATTACGTGTGATTAGCTTAGCTTTCATGGTATCATGATCCGTGTTCGCATCCTGCGACCACGCGCTTCCGCTTCATCCCTAGCCACCGTCTCACCTCCGCCGTGCCATGACCGACGATGACGCCACCCACGTTGCCACCGCTTGTGAATGCGAGGCAGCCAACACCTACGAACGCGAGGCCACCGCAGCACGCGAACGCAAGGCCGCCGCAGCCCGCGACCGTGACGAGGCCGACGCTCGCGCCCACGAGGAGGTTGCCGCCCATGATGATAACATCGCCCAGGCGCTGGTCCTCCACGaagccgccgccatcgccaatCTTCATGCCCAGGCGGTCGTCGTCCAGAACATACGCACATTGGTGCCCGTTGTCCTCGACCTCGGCTCGCCGAACTACAACAAGTGGTGCTGCCGGTTCCTCATCACGTTGGGCAAGTACTCACTGACCGCCCACGTCCTCTCCGACGTCACCCGTCATGACTCCGCAAATTGGTGCTGCATGGATTGCATCGTCCTCGAATGGTTGTACGGCACCATCACACCCGAACTCTGCGAGATCATCATGGACCACGACGTCACCGTGCGCGACGTCTGGCAAGCGCTCGAGGGGCAATTCATCGGCAATCGGGAGACACGCGCACTGCATCTCGACGCTGAGTTCCGCACCTTCGTTCAGGGTGACCTCACCATCTCAGACTACTGTCGTCGCCTCAAGAGCATGGCTGACGCCCTCGGCACCCTCGGCACCCTCAGCGAGCCCGTCCCTGATCGAACTCTCATCCTCGCTGTCTTACGCAGTCTGAACAAGAAGTTCGGGTACATGGCAGCGCTCCTCAAGCGGCAGCGACCGTTCCTGACGTTCCTCGAGGTGCGCTCCGATCTCCTTCTTGAGGAGCTCGAGATGACGTCACGCCCCACCCATTTGTCGACTGCCCTCCTTGTCAACACCTCTTTCAGCGCCAAGGGGGGTGCCCAGTCCTCCAAAGGCCAGATCGTCGCCTCTGGCGGTCGCTCCACAACACCCACCATCGCGACGCAGGGCAACAGTGGCTCCTCCAGCAGGTCAACCAACGCCAATCGTCATCGGTGTCGCAACAACAAGGGCGGCCATGGCAACGGCGGTAGAAAATCCGACAGCGAGGGCGCTCCATCCGGGTGGCCGTCCTTCTACAATCTGTGGATGGGCACCATCCAAATGTGGTTCGGACCATAGCAGGGCACCAGCGCTCGCCCCCAGGGAACCAGCGCGCAGCAGCCGTGCCCCGGAGGTGTGCCGCATGCTATGGTGGCCCACCCTCCTATGCCACCCATGCAGCTGCCCATGCATGTGCCCATGTAAATGCCCATGCAGTCTCAACCTGTGCTCGCAACTCCCAACTGGCCTCCCATGTCCGGGCTCGGGCCCTAGGACCAGAACACGTTGGCAAACGCATTCAACGCTATGACGTTGATGCAAACCGCCAACCACGGACTGGCACATGGACTCCGGGGCCTCCTCGCACATGACTTCCGATGCCGGTAACCTATCATCCTCCTTCCCACCTCGGTCCTTTACTCCTTTGTCGGTTATAGGTCTTTGCTACCCGTCACCTCCACTGGCTCTACTAATCTTTATGGTCATCTCCTCCTTAATAATGTTCTTATCGCTCCTAACATTATTAAGAATCTTATTTCTGTTCGCTAGTTCACTACTAACAACAATTGCTCTGTTGAGTTTGACCCCTTTGGCCTTTCTATGAAGGATCTCAAGTCCTAGAACGTGATCGTCAAGTGCAATAGCTCAAGTCCCCTCTATCCTTTGCGCCTGCCGCAGTCTGTCGCCCTGACATGTGCTTTTGTTGCTGGTGTCCCTGCTGCCCTTTGGCATCGCCGTCTTAGCCACCCCGGTCATGACGTGCTCTCCAATCTTGCATCCGTCTTTGCTATCTTGTGTCATAAAACTGCTAGTAATACTATTTGTCAAGCTTGCCAACTTGGTCGTCATGTACGCCTACCTTCTGCCACATCTCAGTCTAGAGCTCAAACCATTTTTGATTTAGTacattgtgatctttggacTTCTCCTATCCTCAGTGTGTCGGGCTACAAATATTAACTTGTTATACTTGATGATTACTCGCATTTCCTTTGGACTTTTCCTTTACGTCTCAAGTCCGACACTTTCAGcactatttctattttttttctcttctatgGCAACGCAATTCGGCAAAACCATCAAGACGGTCCAGTGTGACAATGGTCGCGAGTTTGACAACAAGTCcactctctctttcttccttacACATGGTGTTCACCTTCGAATGCCATGTCCGTACACCTCTCAACAGAACGGTAAGGCTGAGCGCATTATTCGTACCATCAATAACATTATGCGCTCACTCTTATTTCAGGCATCGTTCCCTCCCTCCTTTTGGGTTGAGGCTCTCCACACCACCACCCTCCTCCTCAACCGACTTCCCACCAAGACGCTTGATTCTTCCACCCCGTTCTTTGCCTTGTACGGTGTCCATCCCTCCTATAACCACCTCCATGTTTTTTGTTGCATATGTTATCCCAACTTGTCCGCCACGGCCCTCCACAAACTTGCTCCTTGCTCCGCGCTGTGTCTTTCTTGGCTATTCTTCCAATCATAAAGGTTACTGGTGTCTTTATCTAGAGACAAATCGGGTCATTATTTCCCATCATGTTGTCTTTGATGAGGCATCTTTTCCCTTCGCCGAGTCGAATTCATCCACCACtaatgattttgatttttgtccACATTTGAGTACGTGCCAGCTCCCATTGAGCCGTCACGCTTGCTCTCTCGTACAGGTACTCCCATGGCCCTTGTTGCTGCATCATCCAGCGCCACGTCTGGTGATGCGCCCCCACATACCCCGCTGTGCACCTCCCCCCCACTGGTTCCGCGGCCCCTGTGGACGTGCATGCTCTCCCAGCGCCGGCGCTTGGCCAAGTAGCACCACGTGTGGCCTCCTCAGTTGCGGCCTCCCCAATCGTGCCCGGAGGATCGAGCCCGTGACACGCACGGCCACACCCACCCCCGCGCCTAGATCCCCCGAGCCACACGCGGCTAGTCCTCCCACGCAACGAACAGTAGCCCTGACACCACATGCGGTCCTACCCGCACCCAAGCCTGCGTCACGCGCGGCCACAACTCTACCTCCCAGTGCTGTACCAATCCCTCCGATTGTCAACAACCATGACATGGTGACTCGCAGCAAACAAGGGTATCAACAGCCTGTGACCCGCCTCAATCTGCAGGCCACTATGCTCTCACCGATTCCGAAGACATACCGGTCTGCACTTGCCGATTTGAATTGGCGTCGCGCTATGGAGGAAGAGTACACGGCTCTTCAAACCAACACCACCTGGGATCTCGTTCCACGCCCCTCCAAGGCGAACGTGGTCACTGGTAAAATGGATTTTTGGGCACAAATTCAAGGCTAATGGCACTCTTGATAGATATAAAGCATGCTGGGTTCTTCGTGGTTTCACACAGCGTCTGGGTGTCGATTATGATGAGACCTTCAGTCCAGTTATCAAGCCAGCCACAGTCCGCACAGTTTTGTCACTGGCTCTTGCTCGACAGTGGCCAATTCATTAACTGGATGTCAAGAACGCTTTTCTTCATGGCACTCTGACTGAGATAGTGTACTGCTCCCAACCTACTGGCTTCGTTGATTCCTCCTGCCCTGATTTGGTCTACCGTCGGAACAAATCACTTTATGGATTCAAACAGGTGCCCCGTGCATGGTACAGTCGATTCACCTCCCATCTTTTGACTCTTGGATTTACTGAGGCTAAGTCTGACACTTCCCTTTTCATTTATCACCAGGGCGCAGACATTGTTTATTTACTcctatatgtcgatgatattgttcTCACTGCATCTTCAGTTGTTGTTCTTCGTCACACTATTGATGCTCTACAACGGGAGTTTTCTATGAAGGACATGGGCACCCTTCATCATTTTCTGGGGATTTCAGTTCAGCGCCATGGTAGCAGACTATCTCAGCGTCAGTACACATTGGATATTTTGGAACGTGCTGGTATGTCAAATTGCAAGCCTTGCAGTACGCCTGTTGATACTCATCCCAAGATCCCCTCTGATGCTGGTATTCCCGTCAGTGATCTGACACAATATCGCAGTCTTGCAGGCGCACTTCAGTACCTCACCTTCACTCGCCTAGATATTTCCTGTGCTGTACAACAGGTCTATCTTCATATGCATGATCCTCGGGAACCTCACCTCACGACCGTGAAGCGTATTCTTCGGTATCTCCATGGCACCATTGATCACGGTCTTGTTCTTCATCCTTTTGCGCTGACGGACCTCATTGTTTAGTCTGACGCTGACTGGGCTAGTTGCCTAGACACGCGCAAGTCCACATCGGGCTATGCCGTGTTCCTTGGTGACAATCTTGTCTCTTGGTCCTCAAAACGCCAGAACACAGTGTCCCACTCTAGTGCCGAAGCTGAATACCGGGCTGTCGCCAATGCTGTTGCCGAAGTGTGTTGGCTACGCCAATTACTCCAGGAGCTTCGCACTCCtcttcagaaaagaaaaaaaataaaaatctaccGAAAACTAGCCAGCTCAATATATCGAGCTGGAGTCACCTCATTCCAATCCTCTCATAGCATTGAATATTATAATCATCTCACAAAGCACAAATATTTACACAAAttaaacatttgacaaattaAACATTCTCACAAAGCACAAATATTCAACCCTTTTCTTCACAATTTACTGGCTCAATAAAAACATTTACAGAAGACATCATACATGGAGAGCACCGATGCAAGCGAATCCGCAGCCCTGCTCCGCGCATACATTCCCATCACATCAGTAATCCTAAATGAggggagagaaaaagaagattAATTTCACAACACAATCGAATAGGGAATAAAAACAAATCCAAACATAAACTTGAGTATACCATCGAAAGGGGATTACTACCAAGCTTTTCCTGCATGAGCATACCATCAAAAGGAAGGCGTGCACAGCCGGACTAAAAAAATAGTAGCAGTCACCTTACTCTCACCATCAAAACAGCTCGCAGACCATGATGTTGACGTTCTGCGTGCCGGTGACCCGTGTGAGCATTGCCAGCTCATCGTGGTTGTCCACCTCTCTGAGCCTACCTTCCTCGGCCACCTCCCATGCCACATCACGGAGCTCAACCTCAGGTGTCGTTCTTGACGCAGACCAGTAGGTGTAGGAgtgtgtcggtggatgaacaccgcaaacggggatcctgagggaccccctttgagatatgggatctaggcgggacgaatgatcATCGTCTAGTAGGAGGAAATGCACAAgagatttagacaggttcgggccacacggagacgtaataccctactcctgtgtgtctggtgtgttattaatgctcttgaaatgcctttctctagatctctgtgttacaagattttttggtctaagtcttgagcttcgtcTGAACTTGGCCTCAGCTTCGTCCGAACTTCTCACTTCACCTAGCCTctacaaagtgctccccccccccttatcctatcggggggaggctc
Protein-coding regions in this window:
- the LOC133896000 gene encoding uncharacterized protein LOC133896000 — protein: MTDDDATHVATACECEAANTYEREATAARERKAAAARDRDEADARAHEEVAAHDDNIAQALVLHEAAAIANLHAQAVVVQNIRTLVPVVLDLGSPNYNKWCCRFLITLGKYSLTAHVLSDVTRHDSANWCCMDCIVLEWLYGTITPELCEIIMDHDVTVRDVWQALEGQFIGNRETRALHLDAEFRTFVQGDLTISDYCRRLKSMADALGTLGTLSEPVPDRTLILAVLRSLNKKFGYMAALLKRQRPFLTFLEVRSDLLLEELEMTSRPTHLSTALLVNTSFSAKGGAQSSKGQIVASGGRSTTPTIATQGNSGSSSRSTNANRHRCRNNKGGHGNGGRKSDSEGAPSGWPSFYNLWMGTIQMWFGP